One part of the Methylobacterium terrae genome encodes these proteins:
- the ctaD gene encoding cytochrome c oxidase subunit I codes for MSTTASPTGLADPDELDLGLPVSYLADGHSVRSWLLTTDHKRIAILYAVTITVFFFIGGAAATLVRLELATPEADVLRADTYNKLFTLHGVVMVWFFLIPSIPNTLGNFLVPLMIGARDVAFPKLNLVSWYLNLGGGLLAVAALILGGVDTGWTFYVPYSTVFSNTWVSLTVLGVFTTGFSSIATGVNFIGTIHLLRAPGMTWFRLPLFVWAMYTTSLMFVLATPVLAVTLLLVLAERTFGLPIFDPARGGDPILFQHLFWFYSHPAVYIMVLPAMGVVSELITCFARRKVFGYTFMVYALVAIAVIGFFTWGHHMFTSGMSPYAALVFSFLSFIVAVPSAIKVFNWTGTLYRGQVGFESPMLYALGFVGLFTLGGLTGLFLASIPVDVHVQDTYFVVAHFHYIMVGASVSAYFGGLHFWWPKITGRTYPETWARFAAILMFFGFNLTFFPQFIAGYLGMPRRYHVYPPEFQIWNVLSSAGAAVLAVAYLMPLGYLTWSLLFGERATNNPWDASGLEWRTTSPPPRQNFFGSPRIQGGPYNYHPEGVAPVHDQPRLPSRGSLT; via the coding sequence ATGAGCACCACCGCCAGCCCCACCGGCCTCGCCGACCCGGACGAGCTCGATCTCGGCCTGCCGGTCAGCTACCTCGCCGACGGGCACAGCGTCCGCTCCTGGCTCCTCACCACCGACCACAAGCGGATCGCGATCCTCTACGCGGTCACCATCACGGTGTTCTTCTTCATCGGCGGGGCCGCGGCCACGCTGGTGCGGCTCGAACTCGCGACGCCCGAGGCCGACGTGCTGCGGGCCGACACCTACAACAAGCTGTTCACGCTCCACGGCGTGGTGATGGTGTGGTTCTTCCTGATCCCCAGTATCCCCAACACGCTCGGCAACTTCCTCGTCCCGCTGATGATCGGGGCGCGGGACGTCGCCTTCCCGAAGCTGAACCTCGTCAGCTGGTACCTCAACCTCGGCGGCGGCCTGCTCGCGGTCGCGGCGCTGATCCTCGGCGGGGTCGATACCGGCTGGACCTTCTACGTCCCCTATTCCACGGTCTTCTCCAACACCTGGGTCTCGCTCACCGTGCTCGGCGTGTTCACCACCGGCTTCTCGTCGATCGCCACGGGGGTGAACTTCATCGGCACCATCCACCTGCTGCGGGCGCCCGGCATGACCTGGTTCCGCCTGCCGCTCTTCGTCTGGGCGATGTACACGACGAGCCTGATGTTCGTGCTGGCCACGCCCGTGCTCGCCGTGACCCTGCTGCTGGTCCTCGCCGAGCGCACCTTCGGCCTGCCGATCTTCGATCCGGCCCGCGGCGGCGACCCGATCCTGTTCCAGCACCTGTTCTGGTTCTACTCGCACCCGGCGGTCTACATCATGGTCCTGCCGGCGATGGGCGTGGTCTCGGAGCTGATCACCTGCTTCGCGCGCAGAAAGGTGTTCGGTTACACCTTCATGGTCTACGCCCTGGTGGCGATCGCGGTGATCGGCTTCTTCACCTGGGGTCACCACATGTTCACCTCGGGCATGTCGCCCTATGCGGCGCTGGTCTTCTCGTTCCTGTCCTTCATCGTGGCGGTGCCCTCGGCGATCAAGGTGTTCAACTGGACCGGCACGCTCTATCGCGGCCAGGTCGGGTTCGAGTCGCCGATGCTCTACGCGCTGGGCTTCGTCGGGCTGTTCACCCTGGGCGGGCTCACCGGCCTGTTCCTCGCCTCGATCCCGGTCGACGTCCACGTCCAGGACACCTACTTCGTCGTCGCGCACTTCCACTACATCATGGTCGGCGCCTCGGTCTCGGCCTATTTCGGCGGCCTGCATTTCTGGTGGCCGAAGATCACCGGCCGGACCTATCCCGAGACCTGGGCCCGCTTCGCCGCGATCCTGATGTTCTTCGGCTTCAACCTGACGTTCTTTCCGCAATTCATCGCCGGCTACCTCGGCATGCCGCGGCGCTACCACGTCTATCCGCCGGAATTCCAGATCTGGAACGTGCTGTCCTCGGCCGGCGCGGCGGTGCTGGCCGTCGCCTACCTGATGCCGCTCGGCTACCTCACCTGGTCGCTGCTGTTCGGCGAGCGGGCGACGAACAACCCGTGGGACGCGAGCGGCCTCGAATGGCGCACCACCTCGCCGCCGCCGCGGCAGAACTTCTTCGGCTCGCCCCGGATCCAGGGCGGTCCCTACAACTACCATCCGGAGGGCGTCGCCCCGGTCCACGACCAGCCGCGCCTGCCCTCGCGGGGATCGCTGACATGA
- the coxB gene encoding cytochrome c oxidase subunit II, with product MTGLLVPETASLQAVLTDRIFLGLTITSALILALVVGLVLVFSIRYRRGSKANRHPLPEIVSREFEIGWTAATIFLFVFVFWWAASAQIGAYSAPPNAIEVHVVAKQWMWKTQRSNGAREINELHVPVNAPVKLIMTSQDVIHSFFVPAFRLKRDVLPDQQTEAWFQATKTGTFHLLCTEYCGTDHARMLGRVIVMEPEAYASWLSAQPEGDDLAHQGERLFAERGCAGCHAPGSRVHAPSLAGIWERPVPLAGGRFATADAGYIRDSILQPGRDVVAGYAPVMPSYAGLLDDGEIQALTAYIRALGSEPAVVRVPGAPEVRSNVPGGVRERSPAMVPGAPVLDVPAPAGPGSRP from the coding sequence ATGACCGGCCTCCTCGTGCCGGAGACGGCCTCCCTCCAGGCCGTGCTGACCGACCGGATCTTCCTCGGCCTCACCATCACCTCGGCCCTGATCCTCGCCCTGGTGGTCGGGCTGGTGCTGGTCTTCTCGATCCGCTACCGCCGCGGCTCGAAGGCGAACCGCCATCCCCTGCCCGAGATCGTCTCGCGCGAGTTCGAGATCGGCTGGACCGCCGCGACGATCTTCCTGTTCGTGTTCGTGTTCTGGTGGGCCGCCTCGGCCCAGATTGGCGCCTACTCGGCCCCGCCGAACGCCATCGAGGTCCACGTCGTCGCCAAGCAGTGGATGTGGAAGACGCAAAGGTCGAACGGCGCCCGCGAGATCAACGAATTGCACGTGCCGGTGAACGCGCCGGTCAAGCTGATCATGACCTCGCAGGACGTGATCCACTCGTTCTTCGTGCCGGCCTTCCGGCTCAAGCGCGACGTGCTGCCCGACCAGCAGACCGAGGCGTGGTTCCAGGCGACCAAGACCGGCACCTTCCACCTGCTCTGCACCGAGTATTGCGGCACCGACCACGCCCGGATGCTCGGCCGCGTCATCGTGATGGAGCCCGAGGCCTACGCAAGCTGGCTCTCGGCGCAGCCCGAGGGCGACGACCTCGCCCACCAGGGCGAGCGCCTGTTCGCCGAGCGCGGCTGCGCCGGCTGCCACGCCCCGGGCTCACGGGTCCACGCGCCGAGCCTCGCCGGCATCTGGGAGCGCCCGGTGCCGCTCGCGGGCGGCCGCTTCGCCACCGCCGATGCGGGCTACATCCGCGATTCGATCCTCCAGCCCGGCCGCGACGTGGTGGCGGGCTACGCCCCCGTCATGCCGAGCTATGCCGGCCTCCTCGACGACGGCGAGATCCAGGCGCTCACCGCCTATATCCGCGCGCTCGGCTCCGAGCCGGCGGTGGTGCGGGTGCCCGGCGCGCCGGAGGTGCGCTCGAACGTGCCGGGCGGGGTGCGCGAGCGCAGCCCCGCGATGGTGCCGGGAGCGCCGGTGCTCGACGTGCCCGCCCCGGCGGGACCGGGGTCGAGGCCGTGA
- a CDS encoding c-type cytochrome has product MARQKRYDVYRRADLWADGAAARTPPEGTVQQGALADEAALDDPPPVDAALLQRGRERYEAVCSPCHGLTGHGDGMVVQRGFPKPPSYHEDRLRAAPARYFVDVITHGYGVMYRYANRVEPRDRWAIAAYIRALQFSQGARVAEVPGLAEKIPEARP; this is encoded by the coding sequence ATGGCGCGGCAGAAGCGCTACGACGTCTATCGCCGCGCCGATCTCTGGGCCGACGGCGCCGCGGCCCGGACTCCCCCGGAGGGAACGGTGCAGCAGGGCGCGCTCGCCGACGAGGCGGCGCTCGACGATCCGCCGCCGGTCGACGCCGCCCTGCTCCAGCGCGGGCGCGAGCGCTACGAGGCGGTCTGCAGCCCCTGCCACGGGCTGACCGGCCACGGCGACGGCATGGTCGTCCAGCGCGGCTTCCCCAAGCCCCCCTCCTATCACGAGGACCGCCTGCGGGCCGCGCCCGCCCGCTATTTCGTCGACGTCATCACGCACGGCTACGGGGTCATGTACCGCTATGCCAACCGGGTCGAGCCGCGGGACCGCTGGGCGATCGCCGCCTATATCCGCGCCCTCCAGTTCTCCCAGGGCGCCCGGGTCGCGGAGGTGCCGGGGCTGGCCGAGAAGATCCCGGAGGCGCGCCCGTGA
- a CDS encoding DUF3341 domain-containing protein, protein MTTPMLAEFDTPDALVAAWRRARAEGHRAIDAFTPFPLDELSEAFDPAPRRIRPAMALAGFGAAAAMYALQWWSAVHDYPLNSGGRPLHSWQVFVLVPFEVGVLAAAVAGFAAFLVTCGLPRLHHPLFVMPQFERASQDRFLLLVAPKGEPEPLRRLLEEAGAGLVAETHP, encoded by the coding sequence GTGACCACGCCCATGCTGGCCGAGTTCGACACCCCCGACGCCCTCGTCGCCGCCTGGCGCCGCGCGAGAGCCGAGGGCCACCGCGCCATCGACGCCTTCACGCCGTTCCCGCTCGACGAACTCTCCGAGGCGTTCGACCCCGCCCCGCGCCGGATCCGGCCGGCGATGGCGCTCGCCGGCTTCGGCGCGGCCGCCGCGATGTACGCGCTGCAATGGTGGAGCGCCGTCCACGACTACCCGCTGAATTCCGGCGGCCGGCCGCTGCACAGCTGGCAGGTCTTCGTGCTGGTGCCGTTCGAGGTCGGGGTGCTGGCCGCCGCCGTCGCGGGCTTCGCGGCCTTCCTCGTCACCTGCGGGCTGCCGCGGCTGCACCACCCGCTCTTCGTGATGCCGCAATTCGAGCGGGCGAGCCAGGACCGCTTCCTGCTCCTCGTCGCCCCGAAGGGCGAGCCCGAACCCCTGCGCCGGCTCCTCGAGGAGGCCGGGGCGGGCCTGGTCGCGGAGACGCATCCGTGA
- the nrfD gene encoding NrfD/PsrC family molybdoenzyme membrane anchor subunit has product MSGAPHPLIDAGRLGYGAISAAVADPIQRNGFGRAWVIALLCTLPFVLLTLGAIGAVLTVGIGLSGVNTTVVWGFSIANYVWWIGIGNAGTLISSMLLLTRQRWRASINRFAEAMTLFAAAIAGLFPIIHLGRPLYAYWLAPYPNTMALWPQWRSALVWDFWAILSYLLFSALFWFTGLLPDLATMRDRARTRAGRVIYGALALGWRNSARHWRAHETYHLAMAALAVPLVCSVHSIVGLDFAASLMPGWQESIFPPYFVVGAMFSGFAMVVVLAIVIRWGLNLQAMITPAHFDAMAKVMLFASIVMAFSYATEWFTAWVGGEHADRTVIGYFFTGDYAPLYGLLLFCNCLAPQALWWRRVRRNLWWLAGISVVINVGMWLERILIVWNTLSHGHAVTLWRTYHTSLYDVAILVGPLGLFAFLFLVLARLLPIVSMHEVRQLARDEGAA; this is encoded by the coding sequence GTGAGCGGCGCGCCGCACCCGCTGATCGACGCCGGGCGCCTCGGCTACGGGGCGATCTCGGCGGCGGTCGCCGACCCGATCCAGCGGAACGGCTTCGGCCGCGCCTGGGTCATCGCGCTCCTCTGCACCCTGCCCTTCGTCCTGCTCACGCTCGGCGCCATCGGGGCGGTGCTCACCGTCGGGATCGGGCTGTCGGGGGTGAACACCACGGTGGTCTGGGGCTTCTCGATCGCCAACTACGTCTGGTGGATCGGCATCGGCAATGCCGGCACGCTGATCTCCTCGATGCTGCTGCTGACGCGCCAGCGCTGGCGCGCCTCGATCAACCGCTTCGCCGAGGCGATGACGCTGTTTGCCGCCGCCATCGCCGGGCTGTTCCCGATCATCCATCTCGGCCGGCCGCTCTACGCCTACTGGCTCGCGCCCTACCCGAACACCATGGCGCTGTGGCCGCAATGGCGCTCGGCGCTGGTCTGGGACTTCTGGGCGATCCTGAGCTACTTGCTCTTCTCCGCCCTGTTCTGGTTCACCGGCCTCCTGCCCGACCTCGCCACGATGCGCGACCGCGCGCGGACGCGGGCCGGCCGGGTGATCTACGGGGCGCTGGCGCTCGGCTGGCGCAACTCCGCCCGGCACTGGCGCGCCCACGAGACCTACCACCTCGCCATGGCGGCGCTCGCGGTGCCGCTCGTCTGCTCGGTGCACTCGATCGTCGGGCTCGACTTCGCCGCGAGCCTGATGCCCGGCTGGCAGGAGAGCATCTTCCCGCCCTACTTCGTCGTCGGCGCGATGTTCTCAGGGTTCGCCATGGTGGTGGTGCTGGCGATCGTGATCCGCTGGGGCCTGAACCTCCAGGCGATGATCACGCCGGCCCACTTCGACGCCATGGCGAAGGTGATGCTGTTCGCCTCGATCGTGATGGCGTTCTCCTACGCCACCGAGTGGTTCACGGCGTGGGTCGGCGGCGAGCACGCCGACCGGACGGTGATCGGGTATTTCTTCACCGGCGACTACGCGCCGCTCTACGGCCTGCTGCTGTTCTGCAACTGCCTCGCGCCGCAGGCGCTGTGGTGGCGCCGGGTGCGGCGGAACCTGTGGTGGCTCGCCGGGATCTCGGTCGTGATCAATGTCGGCATGTGGCTCGAGCGGATCCTGATCGTCTGGAACACGCTCTCGCACGGCCACGCCGTCACGCTCTGGCGGACCTACCACACCAGCCTCTACGACGTGGCGATCCTGGTGGGACCGCTCGGGCTGTTCGCCTTCCTGTTCCTGGTGCTGGCGCGCCTCCTGCCGATCGTCTCGATGCACGAGGTCCGGCAGCTGGCGCGGGACGAGGGGGCGGCGTGA
- a CDS encoding 4Fe-4S dicluster domain-containing protein encodes MPPLTGLHRREALRLMGAGIALAAGGCSRPDEEILPYVRQPEQLLPGVPARYATALPLSGFARGVHAVAVDGRPIKIEGNPLHPGSRGATDVFLEAAVLDLYDPDRSRAPSERVAGIASWEAFGKAYARPLSEARGGAGFRLLTGRVASPTLLRQIAAMRAAMPEAAWHVHEPLDEANARAGAALAFGRPLRALPRLDRAEIVVCLEADPLGPGPDQIRLSADLMERRRDPSRFGRLFVAEGLPTLTGIKADERRALPPAATEALLVHLANGFAAGLPGPALPEPERRFADRILTDLRAHPGRAVVLVGEALAPELHALAHWLNARLSAPIDRIAPPDALADLAPGTLADLCEDIAGGKVSCLAILGTNPVQTAPADLGVSELLRRVPFSVQVGTHADETAGGTHWHLPLAHDLESWSDLRATDGTASLVQPLVRPLYGGRSVHEVLNLLTGAEARRGYDIVRETWQGAWQDHRRPGDTDFEGWWRRCLHDGTIPGSAAAPVALPEPALPALPAPPARCDLTLLLTPDPALWDGRGANNAWLQECPHPVTKQVWGNALLLSHGEAARRGVKDGQAVSLTVRGTSLIAPVAVISGIADGVAGLSLGHGRARAGQIGNGVGVDAYRLTRADATRTIRDVSLTLLDERREILRTQNYTRIEGETGTLFPRLDLAALAASEPKGNGPDRPTLLEPWTGDADGHAWGMVIDTAACIGCNACVIACQSENNVPVVGPEEIARGRMMHWLRVDIYDSGKPERIEAGFQPVPCMHCEHAPCEPVCPVAASVHDGEGLNLQVYNRCVGTRFCEANCPYKVRRFNFFGYADGQEYASLGAEPVRAQRNPNVTVRARGVMEKCTYCVQRIAGERQAAERDGRPMGEVATACQSACPTRAIRFGDLNAPGSGVAAQRSDPRHYALMAELNTRPRTTYLADLRNPAREDRT; translated from the coding sequence ATGCCACCGCTGACGGGCCTTCACCGCCGCGAGGCGCTGCGGCTCATGGGCGCCGGCATCGCGCTCGCCGCCGGGGGCTGCTCGCGGCCGGACGAGGAGATCCTGCCTTACGTCCGCCAGCCCGAGCAGCTGCTGCCCGGGGTGCCGGCGCGCTACGCGACCGCCTTGCCCCTCTCGGGCTTCGCCCGGGGCGTCCACGCCGTCGCGGTCGACGGGCGGCCGATCAAGATCGAGGGCAACCCGCTCCATCCCGGCAGTCGCGGCGCCACGGACGTGTTCCTGGAAGCCGCCGTGCTCGACCTCTACGACCCCGACCGCTCCCGCGCGCCGAGCGAGCGGGTCGCCGGCATCGCCTCGTGGGAGGCCTTCGGCAAGGCCTATGCCCGGCCGCTCTCCGAGGCGCGGGGCGGCGCCGGCTTCCGGCTGCTGACCGGCCGGGTCGCCTCGCCGACGCTGCTGCGCCAGATCGCGGCCATGCGCGCGGCGATGCCGGAGGCGGCCTGGCACGTCCACGAGCCCCTGGACGAGGCGAATGCCCGGGCCGGCGCCGCCCTGGCCTTCGGGCGCCCGTTGCGGGCCCTGCCGCGGCTGGACCGGGCCGAGATCGTGGTCTGCCTCGAGGCCGACCCCCTCGGGCCGGGGCCGGACCAGATCCGCCTCTCCGCCGACCTGATGGAGCGCCGGCGCGATCCCTCCCGGTTCGGCCGCCTGTTCGTGGCGGAAGGCCTGCCGACGCTCACCGGCATCAAGGCCGACGAACGCCGCGCCCTGCCGCCAGCGGCGACGGAAGCGCTCCTCGTCCACCTCGCGAACGGCTTTGCCGCCGGCCTGCCCGGTCCCGCCCTGCCCGAGCCCGAGCGCCGCTTCGCGGACCGGATCCTCACCGATCTCCGCGCCCATCCCGGCCGCGCCGTGGTGCTCGTCGGCGAGGCGCTGGCGCCGGAACTCCACGCCCTCGCCCACTGGCTCAACGCGCGGCTCTCCGCCCCGATCGACCGGATCGCGCCGCCCGACGCCCTGGCGGACCTCGCGCCCGGCACCCTGGCGGATCTCTGCGAGGACATCGCGGGAGGCAAGGTCTCCTGCCTCGCCATCCTCGGCACCAACCCGGTCCAGACCGCGCCGGCCGATCTCGGCGTCTCGGAGCTGCTGCGGCGGGTCCCGTTCAGCGTCCAGGTCGGCACCCATGCCGACGAGACCGCGGGCGGGACGCACTGGCACCTGCCGCTCGCCCACGACCTCGAATCCTGGTCCGACCTGAGGGCGACCGACGGCACCGCGAGCCTGGTCCAGCCCCTGGTGCGCCCGCTCTACGGCGGCCGCTCCGTCCACGAGGTCCTGAACCTGCTCACCGGCGCCGAGGCGCGGCGCGGCTACGACATCGTCCGGGAGACCTGGCAGGGTGCCTGGCAGGATCACCGGCGCCCGGGGGATACCGACTTCGAGGGCTGGTGGCGCCGCTGCCTGCACGACGGCACGATCCCGGGGAGCGCCGCCGCACCCGTCGCGCTCCCCGAGCCCGCCCTGCCGGCCCTGCCGGCCCCGCCCGCCCGCTGCGACCTCACCCTGCTCCTCACCCCCGATCCGGCCCTGTGGGACGGGCGCGGGGCCAACAACGCCTGGCTGCAGGAATGCCCGCATCCGGTGACGAAGCAGGTCTGGGGCAACGCGCTCCTCCTCTCGCACGGCGAGGCGGCGCGGCGCGGCGTGAAGGACGGCCAGGCCGTGAGCCTCACCGTGCGCGGCACCTCGCTGATCGCCCCGGTGGCGGTGATCTCCGGCATCGCCGACGGGGTGGCGGGCTTGAGCCTCGGCCACGGCCGGGCCCGGGCCGGGCAGATCGGCAACGGCGTCGGGGTCGATGCCTACCGGCTGACGCGGGCCGATGCGACGCGGACGATCCGCGACGTGAGCCTGACGCTCCTCGACGAGCGGCGCGAGATCCTGAGGACCCAGAACTACACCCGGATCGAGGGCGAGACCGGCACGCTGTTCCCGCGCCTCGACCTCGCGGCGCTCGCCGCCTCCGAGCCGAAGGGGAACGGGCCCGACCGGCCGACGCTGCTCGAACCCTGGACGGGGGATGCCGACGGCCACGCCTGGGGCATGGTGATCGATACGGCGGCGTGCATCGGCTGCAACGCCTGCGTGATCGCCTGCCAGTCCGAGAACAACGTGCCGGTGGTCGGGCCGGAGGAGATCGCCCGCGGGCGGATGATGCACTGGCTCAGGGTCGACATCTACGATTCCGGCAAGCCGGAGCGGATCGAGGCCGGGTTCCAGCCGGTGCCGTGCATGCATTGCGAGCACGCGCCCTGCGAACCGGTCTGCCCGGTGGCGGCCTCGGTCCATGACGGCGAGGGGCTGAACCTCCAGGTCTACAACCGCTGCGTCGGCACCCGCTTCTGCGAGGCGAACTGCCCCTACAAGGTCCGCCGCTTCAACTTCTTCGGCTACGCCGACGGGCAGGAATACGCGAGCCTCGGCGCCGAGCCGGTGCGGGCGCAGCGCAACCCCAACGTCACGGTGCGGGCCCGCGGCGTGATGGAGAAGTGCACCTACTGCGTCCAGCGCATCGCGGGCGAGCGCCAGGCGGCCGAGCGCGACGGGCGCCCGATGGGCGAGGTCGCGACCGCCTGCCAGTCCGCCTGCCCGACGCGCGCCATCCGCTTCGGCGACCTGAACGCGCCGGGAAGCGGAGTGGCGGCGCAGCGCTCCGACCCGCGCCACTACGCCCTGATGGCGGAGCTGAACACGCGTCCCCGCACCACCTACCTCGCGGACCTCCGCAACCCCGCCCGGGAGGACCGGACGTGA
- a CDS encoding cytochrome c3 family protein yields MAQIFRPGADTLARLALAGLAVVPVLGLGLATALWRSPYATAQDATREQPVPFSHEHHVGGLGIDCRYCHTSVEKAAFAGIPPTETCMSCHSQIWTNAPMLAPVRTSLAEGRPLAWRRVHALPDYVYFNHAVHVAKGVGCATCHGAVQTMKLVRQVAPLTMGWCLDCHRNPAPNLRPREAVFDMTWTPPDDQEQRGARLAAAYHVKSPARLSECSICHR; encoded by the coding sequence ATGGCGCAGATCTTTCGACCCGGCGCGGACACCCTGGCCCGCCTGGCGCTCGCGGGGCTCGCGGTGGTGCCGGTCCTCGGCCTCGGGCTCGCCACCGCCCTGTGGCGCTCGCCCTACGCCACGGCCCAGGACGCGACCCGCGAGCAGCCGGTGCCGTTCAGCCACGAGCACCATGTCGGCGGGCTCGGGATCGATTGCCGCTACTGCCACACCTCGGTCGAGAAGGCCGCCTTCGCGGGCATCCCGCCGACGGAGACCTGCATGAGCTGCCACTCGCAGATCTGGACCAACGCCCCGATGCTGGCGCCCGTCCGCACCAGCCTCGCGGAAGGGCGGCCGCTGGCCTGGCGCCGGGTCCACGCCCTGCCGGACTACGTCTACTTCAATCACGCGGTGCACGTCGCCAAGGGCGTCGGCTGCGCGACCTGCCACGGCGCGGTCCAGACCATGAAGCTGGTGCGGCAGGTGGCGCCCCTCACCATGGGCTGGTGCCTCGACTGCCACCGGAATCCGGCGCCGAACCTGCGCCCGCGCGAGGCGGTGTTCGACATGACCTGGACGCCGCCCGACGACCAGGAGCAGCGGGGGGCACGGCTCGCCGCCGCCTACCACGTCAAGTCGCCGGCGCGCTTGAGCGAGTGCTCGATATGCCACCGCTGA
- a CDS encoding glutathione S-transferase family protein: MMIQLYTWDTPNGRKISVALEEMGLPYRIEPVDITKGRQFEPDFLRLSPNNRIPAIVDSEGPDGEPISVFESGAILVYLAEKTGLFLPAGGRGRVQAMEWLMWQMGGFGPMPGQVHHFLGVDEKDRAYGLERYQKETRRLYGVLDRRLGEGEFVAGALSIADFAILGWAWRHARHRVDLADHPNVKRWYEALMARPAVQRGFAVALS; the protein is encoded by the coding sequence ATCATGATCCAGCTCTACACCTGGGATACGCCGAACGGGCGCAAGATCAGCGTCGCCCTCGAGGAGATGGGGCTGCCCTACCGGATCGAGCCGGTGGACATCACCAAGGGCCGGCAGTTCGAGCCGGACTTCCTGCGTTTGAGCCCGAACAACCGCATCCCGGCGATCGTCGATTCCGAGGGGCCGGACGGGGAGCCGATCTCGGTGTTCGAATCCGGCGCGATCCTGGTCTACCTCGCCGAGAAGACCGGGCTGTTCCTGCCTGCGGGCGGGCGCGGCCGGGTCCAGGCGATGGAGTGGCTGATGTGGCAGATGGGCGGCTTCGGGCCGATGCCGGGCCAGGTCCACCATTTCCTCGGCGTCGACGAGAAGGACCGCGCCTACGGCCTCGAGCGCTACCAGAAGGAGACGCGCCGGCTCTACGGCGTGCTCGATCGACGATTGGGCGAGGGCGAGTTCGTCGCCGGGGCGCTCTCGATCGCGGATTTCGCGATCCTCGGCTGGGCCTGGCGCCACGCCCGGCACCGGGTCGACCTCGCCGATCATCCGAACGTGAAGCGCTGGTACGAGGCCCTGATGGCGCGGCCGGCGGTGCAGCGCGGCTTCGCGGTGGCGCTCAGCTGA
- the pepT gene encoding peptidase T: protein MTDETALRAQLVERFFRYLAVASQSDARATALPSTPGQRALAELLAGELREMGLHDVVLDGHGILTARKAGTRPGAPPIGFIAHLDTVDVGLSPEIRPQVLRFDGADLCLNGDRDIWLRVAEHPEIVPHTGEDVIVGDGTSVLGADNKAAVAVVMTLLATLTPRDAHGDILVAFVPDEEIGLRGAKALDLARFACDFAYTIDACAVGEVVIETFNAAGAEIVFTGVAAHPMSAKGVMVNPLLMAHDFIARFDRAETPETTEGREGYIWFNGLHAHSGEARLQAMIRDFDRETFAARKARLHAVAGEIAALYPTGRVECRITDTYGNIQDSLGDDRRSVDLLFAALAAEGIAPRQIPMRGGTDGAALSARGLPTPNYFTGAYNFHSRFEFLPVPAFAASWRVTRRICGLAAGEGLP, encoded by the coding sequence ATGACGGACGAGACGGCCCTGCGGGCGCAACTGGTCGAGCGCTTCTTCCGCTACCTCGCGGTGGCGAGCCAGAGCGATGCCCGGGCGACCGCTCTGCCGAGCACCCCGGGCCAGCGCGCGCTGGCCGAGCTGCTGGCCGGCGAGCTGCGCGAGATGGGGCTCCACGACGTGGTGCTCGACGGGCACGGTATCCTGACGGCGCGCAAGGCCGGCACCCGGCCCGGCGCCCCGCCGATCGGCTTCATCGCCCATCTCGACACCGTCGATGTCGGGCTCTCGCCCGAGATCCGCCCGCAGGTGCTGCGCTTCGACGGCGCCGACCTCTGCCTCAACGGCGACCGGGACATCTGGCTTCGCGTCGCCGAGCACCCCGAGATCGTGCCCCATACCGGCGAGGACGTGATCGTCGGCGACGGGACGAGCGTGCTCGGGGCCGACAACAAGGCGGCGGTCGCCGTCGTGATGACGCTGCTCGCCACCCTGACGCCGCGGGACGCGCACGGCGACATCCTCGTCGCCTTCGTGCCCGACGAGGAGATCGGGTTGCGCGGGGCCAAGGCCCTCGACCTCGCGCGCTTCGCGTGCGACTTCGCCTACACGATCGACGCCTGCGCGGTCGGCGAGGTCGTGATCGAGACCTTCAACGCGGCCGGCGCCGAGATCGTGTTCACGGGCGTCGCCGCGCACCCGATGTCGGCCAAGGGCGTGATGGTGAACCCGCTCCTGATGGCGCACGACTTCATCGCTCGCTTCGACCGGGCCGAGACGCCGGAGACCACCGAGGGGCGCGAGGGCTATATCTGGTTCAACGGCCTCCACGCCCATTCCGGCGAGGCCCGCCTGCAGGCGATGATCCGCGACTTCGACCGCGAAACGTTCGCGGCGCGAAAGGCACGCCTGCACGCGGTCGCCGGGGAGATCGCCGCGCTCTACCCGACCGGCCGGGTGGAGTGCCGGATCACCGACACCTACGGCAACATCCAGGACAGCCTCGGCGACGACCGCCGCTCCGTCGACCTGCTCTTCGCCGCGCTCGCCGCGGAGGGGATCGCGCCGCGGCAGATCCCGATGCGCGGCGGCACCGACGGGGCGGCCCTGTCGGCCCGCGGCCTGCCGACGCCGAACTACTTCACCGGCGCCTACAATTTCCACTCGCGGTTCGAGTTCCTGCCGGTGCCGGCCTTCGCGGCGTCGTGGCGGGTGACGCGGCGGATCTGCGGGCTGGCGGCGGGGGAGGGCCTTCCTTGA